Proteins from a genomic interval of Deltaproteobacteria bacterium:
- a CDS encoding sigma-54-dependent Fis family transcriptional regulator: MEAPESILLVDDEISILQSLSGILEDEGYEVLTAQSGEDALRLLDQADIDLFILDIWLPKMDGIELLERIRTRNALIPVVMISGHGSIETAVKATRLGAFDYLEKPLSLEKVLVTVNNALRYGRLSRENQLLKSKTAQVRQINGNSIPIRKLTEQIRIVAPTQASVLITGENGTGKELVAHSIHRLSDRASRPLIEVNCAAIPEELIESELFGHEKGAFTGATEQKKGKFDLAHEGTLFLDEIGDMSLKTQSKILRILQERRFERVGGAKTIMVDVRVLAATNKDLEKEIREGQFRQDLYYRLNVIPIHVPPLRDRTEDIQVLAREFLREYALGSGSRPKKLTSRGIDLLTHYGWPGNVRELKNLMERVAILSPDEVISDDLLERFIRKGDSYPPEKTSLDAPTLKEARQEFERAYIARRLAEHGGNVSQTAAAIGIERSHLHKKMKALGLTETS, translated from the coding sequence GTGGAAGCGCCGGAAAGCATTCTCCTGGTGGATGACGAAATCAGCATATTGCAGTCGCTGAGCGGTATTCTTGAAGATGAAGGGTACGAAGTCCTGACCGCTCAATCGGGAGAGGACGCTCTGCGACTTCTCGACCAAGCGGACATAGACCTGTTCATCCTTGATATCTGGCTTCCGAAAATGGACGGTATCGAACTGCTTGAACGGATCAGGACGAGGAACGCCTTGATACCGGTTGTCATGATAAGCGGTCACGGCAGCATAGAAACAGCGGTGAAGGCGACCCGACTGGGGGCGTTTGATTATCTCGAGAAACCGCTCTCCCTGGAAAAGGTTCTGGTAACGGTCAATAATGCCTTACGCTACGGGAGGTTATCCAGGGAAAATCAATTGCTGAAGTCGAAAACGGCGCAGGTACGCCAAATCAACGGCAACAGTATCCCAATTCGAAAGCTTACCGAGCAGATACGCATTGTCGCACCAACCCAGGCGAGCGTTTTGATCACCGGTGAAAACGGCACGGGAAAGGAGCTCGTAGCCCACTCGATTCACCGGCTCAGCGATCGCGCATCGAGACCTCTTATCGAAGTCAATTGTGCCGCAATTCCGGAGGAACTCATCGAAAGCGAACTATTCGGACATGAAAAAGGCGCTTTTACCGGCGCAACTGAACAAAAAAAAGGCAAATTCGATCTGGCTCACGAAGGAACACTTTTCCTGGACGAGATCGGGGATATGAGCCTAAAAACCCAGTCGAAGATACTCCGCATACTGCAGGAGAGGCGCTTCGAACGGGTGGGCGGCGCCAAGACCATCATGGTGGATGTACGGGTCCTGGCAGCCACAAACAAGGATCTGGAGAAGGAAATCCGGGAAGGACAATTTCGTCAAGATCTATACTACCGCCTCAATGTGATTCCGATTCACGTACCCCCCCTTCGCGATCGAACCGAAGATATACAGGTGCTGGCCAGGGAGTTTCTCCGCGAATACGCACTCGGTTCAGGGTCGCGCCCCAAGAAGCTCACCTCACGAGGAATCGATCTTCTGACCCACTATGGATGGCCGGGAAATGTGAGGGAACTTAAGAATCTGATGGAACGCGTCGCTATCTTATCCCCGGATGAAGTGATCAGTGATGATCTGTTGGAAAGGTTCATCCGGAAGGGCGACTCCTATCCTCCCGAGAAGACAAGTCTGGATGCGCCGACCTTGAAGGAAGCACGACAGGAGTTCGAACGGGCCTACATAGCCAGAAGGCTGGCGGAGCACGGGGGGAATGTTTCTCAGACGGCTGCAGCCATTGGTATTGAGCGGAGCCATCTGCACAAAAAAATGAAGGCCCTCGGGCTGACGGAAACCTCCTGA
- a CDS encoding XTP/dITP diphosphatase, with translation MTTTATPLILATYNTGKTREIRSILKNYPVIIRDLSDFGVIPSVEEDGATFEDNAFKKASFTAKVLGLPTLADDSGLVVPALNGAPGIYSARYAGPGASDADNNQKLLREMQGIEDRSAVFECVLALAVPTGPALIYEGRCEGLILEELRGSGGFGYDPLFFYPPLGKTFAELSGEEKNEVSHRGRALRELAREFDKVLIWLRHRLEEAPIKWA, from the coding sequence ATGACTACAACAGCGACGCCCCTCATTCTGGCAACCTATAATACGGGAAAAACTAGAGAAATCAGATCGATCCTGAAAAACTACCCTGTGATTATACGCGATCTGAGTGATTTTGGGGTCATCCCTTCGGTGGAAGAAGACGGCGCCACTTTCGAAGACAACGCGTTCAAGAAAGCGTCATTCACGGCAAAGGTACTGGGCCTTCCAACATTGGCCGACGATTCCGGCCTTGTGGTCCCCGCCTTGAACGGCGCCCCGGGGATCTATTCCGCCCGTTACGCCGGCCCCGGCGCTTCGGATGCGGACAACAATCAAAAGCTTCTCCGGGAAATGCAGGGAATCGAGGATCGTTCCGCCGTTTTCGAGTGTGTCCTGGCGCTGGCCGTTCCTACCGGACCGGCGCTGATCTACGAGGGTCGGTGCGAAGGCTTGATCCTCGAGGAATTAAGGGGTTCGGGGGGATTCGGATACGATCCGTTGTTTTTCTACCCGCCTCTAGGTAAAACCTTTGCGGAACTGAGCGGCGAAGAGAAGAACGAGGTGAGTCACAGGGGGCGGGCATTACGGGAATTAGCTCGAGAATTCGATAAGGTGTTGATCTGGTTGCGGCACCGTCTCGAAGAAGCTCCCATCAAGTGGGCGTAA
- a CDS encoding DUF362 domain-containing protein has product MEVAKVWFMDARARRFLESTAIKGDQLLVQSGFLDNIRKGDLVAVKTHMGEAYNVGYLRPIIVRTLVDTIKSRGARPFVTDTTTMPYHPWISRTLALDHLETANRNGFNEASMGCPVIIADGWLGTDDVIVELDGRGSYLSKQFVARAIADSDAIVSVAHFKGHPAGGYGAAIKNIGVGCASKRGKMNLHGALAGDKPVLHPERCPGRDCDWWETCQDCCPEGAITITEAGYDIDQDACVYCFACANLCVNMAGRNGIQRFDHLPALGRRIADSALAVVSTKEQGKSFFLNYAVDITPICDCYGWTDTPIVNGLGVLASFDPVAVDKACMDLMNAAPGLVNSAAEEAGALAPGQRKLNMIRDKDVEVQIYGGVQNGLGTDRYELEEVELDRSQETINRYYPEVPARRLKPMYARQHPLAGLDTASFGRPTEGVTSPRYPRK; this is encoded by the coding sequence ATGGAAGTGGCTAAAGTATGGTTTATGGATGCACGTGCACGGCGTTTCCTGGAATCAACGGCCATCAAGGGCGATCAGCTTCTGGTGCAGTCGGGCTTTCTCGACAACATCCGCAAGGGCGATCTTGTAGCTGTGAAGACTCACATGGGAGAAGCCTATAACGTCGGGTATCTCAGACCCATCATTGTAAGAACTCTGGTCGATACCATCAAGTCCAGGGGCGCCCGGCCTTTCGTTACAGACACCACAACAATGCCCTACCACCCCTGGATCAGCCGGACTTTGGCCCTCGACCACCTGGAGACGGCCAACAGAAACGGGTTCAACGAAGCATCCATGGGCTGTCCGGTGATTATCGCGGACGGCTGGCTCGGAACGGACGACGTTATCGTGGAATTGGACGGCCGTGGCTCCTATCTCTCCAAACAGTTTGTGGCCCGTGCGATCGCGGATTCCGATGCAATCGTGTCCGTTGCCCATTTCAAGGGGCATCCGGCCGGCGGATACGGCGCCGCCATTAAAAACATCGGTGTGGGGTGCGCGTCGAAACGCGGAAAGATGAATCTTCACGGCGCGTTGGCGGGCGACAAGCCGGTCCTCCATCCTGAACGATGTCCGGGCAGAGACTGCGACTGGTGGGAGACCTGTCAGGACTGCTGCCCCGAAGGAGCGATCACGATCACGGAAGCCGGCTACGACATCGACCAGGACGCTTGTGTCTACTGCTTTGCCTGCGCCAACCTTTGTGTGAACATGGCCGGCCGAAACGGCATCCAACGATTCGACCATTTGCCCGCTCTCGGGAGACGCATCGCCGACTCGGCTCTGGCCGTGGTCTCCACAAAAGAGCAGGGTAAATCCTTCTTCCTGAATTACGCCGTGGACATCACTCCGATCTGCGACTGTTATGGGTGGACCGATACGCCGATCGTCAACGGCCTGGGCGTGCTCGCCTCTTTCGACCCCGTGGCCGTGGACAAGGCATGCATGGACCTCATGAACGCGGCGCCCGGTTTGGTCAACTCGGCGGCTGAAGAGGCAGGAGCTCTGGCGCCCGGACAACGGAAACTGAACATGATCCGGGATAAGGACGTCGAAGTGCAGATCTACGGAGGAGTACAAAACGGCCTGGGCACGGACCGGTATGAACTTGAAGAAGTGGAACTTGATCGGAGCCAGGAGACCATAAATCGCTACTATCCGGAGGTTCCGGCCCGGAGGC